In Zingiber officinale cultivar Zhangliang chromosome 3B, Zo_v1.1, whole genome shotgun sequence, a single window of DNA contains:
- the LOC122056249 gene encoding succinate dehydrogenase [ubiquinone] flavoprotein subunit, mitochondrial codes for MWRRFLPRSSFFSKKASSSIGATPRFLSTNSVGGSSYTIVDHTYDAVVVGAGGAGLRAAIGLSEHGFNTACITKLFPTRSHTVAAQGGINAALGNMSEDDWRWHMYDTVKGSDWLGDQDAIQYMCREAPKAVIELENYGLPFSRTEDGKIYQRAFGGQSLNFGKGGQAYRCACAADRTGHALLHTLYGQAMKHNTQFFVEYFALDLIMGKDGTCQGVIALNMEDGTLHRFHAANTILATGGYGRTYFSATSAHTCTGDGNAMVARAGLPLEDLEFVQFHPTGIYGAGCLITEGSRGEGGILRNSEGERFMERYAPTAKDLASRDVVSRSMTMEIREGRGVGPLKDHIYLHLNHLPPDVLKERLPGISETAAIFAGVDVTKEPIPVLPTVHYNMGGIPTNYHGEVIHIKGDDPDAVIPGLMAAGEAACASVHGANRLGANSLLDIVVFGRACANRVAEICKPGQKQKPLENDAGERTIAWLDKLRNASGSLPTSKIRLNMQRVMQNNAAVFRTQETLEEGCQLIDKTWESFHDVKVSDRSLIWNSDLIETIELENLLINASITMHSAEARKESRGAHAREDFTKRDDENWMKHTLGYWENEKVRLAYRPVHMNTLDDQVESFPPKARVY; via the exons GTTGGGGGTTCTTCATACACTATCGTAGATCACACATATGATGCAGTCGTTGTGGGTGCTGGAGGTGCTGGCCTAAGAGCAGCCATTGGCCTCTCGGAGCATGGCTTTAACACAGCTTGCATTACGAAGCTCTTTCCAACTCGTTCTCATACAGTTGCCGCACAG GGTGGTATAAATGCAGCTTTGGGTAATATGTCCGAAGATGATTGGAGGTGGCATATGTATGATACTGTCAAAGGAAGTGACTGGCTAG GCGATCAAGATGCCATTCAGTATATGTGTAGAGAAGCACCAAAGGCAGTAATTGAATTGGAAAATTATGGATTACCTTTCTCTCGGACAGAAGATGGGAAAATCTATCAACGGGCTTTTGGAGGTCAAAGTTTGAATTTTGGAAAAG GTGGTCAGGCATATCGTTGCGCATGTGCTGCTGATCGAACTGGTCATGCCCTGTTGCACACACTATATGGTCAAGCGATGAAGCATAATACTCAGTTTTTTGTTGAATACTTTGCTCTGGATCTTATCATGGGCAAGGATG GGACTTGTCAGGGAGTGATTGCTCTTAATATGGAGGATGGGACACTTCATCGCTTCCATGCAGCAAACACCATTTTGGCCACTGGG GGTTATGGTAGAACCTACTTCTCTGCAACATCAGCTCATACATGCACTGGAGATGGCAATGCCATGGTTGCACGAGCTGGTTTACCCCTTGAG GATCTTGAGTTTGTCCAGTTCCATCCTACTGGCATATATGGTGCTGGTTGCTTAATTACTGAAG GATCTCGAGGAGAGGGTGGTATTCTTAGGAATAGTGAAGGTGAACGGTTTATGGAACGATATGCTCCTACTGCCAAGGATCTTGCATCACGTGATGTGGTTTCTAGATCTATGACAATGGAGATACGTGAAGGACGCGGTGTAG GACCACTCAAGGATCACATTTACCTTCATTTAAATCATTTACCTCCGGATGTTCTCAAGGAAAGGCTTCCTGGCATATCTGAAACTGCTGCTATCTTTGCTGGTGTTGATGTCACTAAAGAGCCCATCCCTGTTTTGCCCACTGTGCACTATAATATGGGTGGAATACCGACAAACTACCATGGGGAG GTAATTCATATAAAGGGTGATGATCCAGATGCAGTCATTCCTGGTCTGATGGCTGCTGGAGAGGCTGCTTGTGCATCTGTTCATGGAGCAAACAGGCTCGGTGCAAATTCACTCCTTGATATAGTGGTTTTTGGTAGAGCATGTGCAAACAGAGTCGCTGAAATCTGCAAACCAG GCCAGAAGCAGAAACCTCTCGAAAATGATGCTGGAGAAAGGACCATTGCTTGGTTGGATAAACTAAGGAATGCTAGTGGTTCATTGCCAACATCAAAAATACGTCTAAACATGCAACGGGTAATGCAGAATAATGCTGCTGTTTTCCGAACACAAGAAACGCTTGAAGAAG GTTGCCAATTGATCGACAAAACATGGGAAAGCTTTCATGACGTCAAAGTCAGTGATCGGAGTTTGATATG GAACTCTGACTTAATTGAAACCATTGAGCTAGAAAATCTTTTGATTAATGCATCCATAACCATGCACTCGGCTGAGGCAAGAAAGGAAAGCCGAGGGGCTCATGCTCGTGAAGATTTCACC AAAAGAGACGATGAGAACTGGATGAAACACACATTAGG GTATTGGGAAAACGAAAAGGTGAGGTTGGCGTATAGGCCCGTCCACATGAACACCTTGGATGATCAAGTGGAGTCCTTCCCCCCCAAAGCACGCGTTTACTAA